Sequence from the Corallococcus sp. EGB genome:
CACAGCGCCACCGCCTGCGCGAGCGGCCGCAAGCCCACGGCGCGCAACGTCTCGCGCGTCAGGCCGGAGCCCAGCAGGAACAGCGTCACGACGAGCAGCTGCCTCGCGACGGCCGCCACCCCCTGCCCCACCGGCTTGAGCCCGGGGAACACCGTCACCACCGCCGCCGCGCCTAGGAACCCGGCGATGAACCACGGCCTGCGCACCTTGCCCGTCACCGCGTGTCCCTCGCGCCGCTGCCACGCCGCCAGCCCCAACGTCAGCGGGAGGATCCAGAGGGCCCGCGCCAGCTTCACGGGCGTGGCCACCGCCAGGGCCTCGGGGCCATAGCGCAGCGCCGCGCCCACCACGGAGCTGGTGTCGTGGATGGCCATCGCGCACCACAGCCCGAACTGGTGCGGCGTCAGCCCCACCGCGTGGCCCACGACGGGGAAGACGAACAGGGCCACCGCGTTGAGCAGGAACACCGTGCCCAGGGCCACGGACGTCTCATGCTCCTGGGGCCGCAGCACCGGCACCACCGCCGCGATGGCGCTCCCGCCGCAGATGGCCGTGCCCACGCTGATGAGCAGCCCCGTCACGCGAGGCACGCCCAGCAGCCGGGCGAGCCCCACGCCCAGCGTCAGGCACAGCGCGATGCCCACCACCGTGTAGCCCAGCCCCTCGCGCCCCGCCGTGAGCACCGTGCGCAGGTCCATGCCGGCGCCCAGCCCCACCACCGCCAGGGACAACAGCCGCGGCGTCAGGGCCCGCGTCCTCGCGGAGTACGGATTGCCCACGGTCAGGGCCACGCACAGCCCCGCGAGCAGCGCCACGCCAGTGGAGACGAGGGGCAGCAGACACAGCGCCGCGCCGAGCGGCATCAGGACATGCCCGGGCGTCCAGGCCCGGGGCCGCGCGGCGGGAATCATCGGAGGCGTTTCCATGGGCCAGGAGATGCGCCGGACAGCCTCCAAGCACCAGATGGCAGAAGCGATGTGCCATCAGCAATCTGGATACCTCACGGGATGTGCAGCGACAGCTCGTTGGGCGTGAGGATTTCGCAGCCGTCGCGGGTGACGAGCACGGTGTGCTCGAACTGGGCGGACAGGCTGCCGTCCGCGGTCACGACGGTCCATCCGTCCGGCATCATCCGGATGTCCGGGCGCCCCAGGTTGATCATCGGCTCGATGGTGATGACCATCCCCGAGCGCAGCGTGATGCCCGTGCCCGCCCTGGCCACGTGCGGCACGTGCGGCTCCCCGTGCATCTGCCGTCCGATGCCGTGGCCCCCGAACTCCTCCACCACGCTGCACCCCTCCGCCTTCGCCAGCGCCATCACCGCCGCGCCAATGTCCCCCAGCCGCGCGCCGTGCCGCACCACGGACACGCCCACGTCGCGGCAGCGCCGCGCCACGTCCACGACGTGCCTCGCATCCGCGGAGACCTCGCCAATCATGAACGTGGCGGACGTGTCCCCGTGGAAGCCGTCCAGGTGCGTCGTGACGTCCACGTTGACGATGTCCCCGGACTTCAGCACCTCGTCCGTGCGCGGGATGCCATGGCAGACCACGTGGTTGCGGCTGGTGCACACCGTTGCGGGATAGCCCTTGTAGCCCAGCTGGCTGGGCGCGCCCCCGCGCCGGGCCGTGTCCTCGCGAACCCACGCGTCGATGTCCGCCGTCGTCACGCCCGGCCTCAGCCGGGACGCCACGTGCGCCAGCGTGCCCGCCGCCGCGCGGCCCGCGAGCCGCAGCCGCTCCACCTCACTGCCCTTGAAGAGAGGAATGCCCATGCCGGGCAAGCTGGCACCCGCCCGTCTGGAGCGTCCAATGCTGTTCCAGCATCACGCGGCCCCCTGCACGGAGCTCGCGGCACGGATTATCCTCCGTGCCCGTGAGCATCACGCACCTCCAGTCCTTCGTCGCGGTGGCGGAAGAGGGCCACGTGGGCCGGGCCGCGCGCCGGCTGCACATCACCCAGCCGCCGCTCAGCCGTCACATCCTCGCGCTGGAGGATGAGCTGGGCACGCCCCTCTTCGAGCGCGTCCCCAAGGGCATGCGCCTCTTGCCCACCGGAGAGGCCCTGCTCCACCACGCGCGCCGCATCCTCGCGGAGGTCGACGTCGCCGCCCGCACCGTGCGCGAGGCGGCCCAAGGCTCCGGAGTCTCCAGAGTCCCCAAACCGCCCCCCGCCTGACGGCTAAGACCAGGCGGCCATGCCGCCAATGCGGCGCAGCATCAGGATGGGTCCGTCGTCCATGCGCCGGCCGCGCAAATCAATCTCACAGTCAATGACCCAGTCCCCATGGCCCTCCGGGTCCATGATGCGCTGCTGGGCCTCCCACTGGCGCGTGCCCGTCTCCTTGAGCTGCGTGTTCGCCGGCTTGCGCGCCTGGGGCGTGAGCACCACCAGCTTGTGCTCCTCGAAGTACGGCGCAATGGCCTGCTCCAGCTTGGGCGCGGTCCACTCGCCCAGCGCGTTGTCCAGCATGCCCAGCGCGTCCAGGTAGCGCCGCTGGCCCAGCGCGCGCAGCAGCCGGTGCAGCTCCTCGCGCACGCGCGCGGCGAAGGCCTTGGGGTCCTCCGTGAGCTCCTTGGGCTTCAGGTCCACCACCGGCTTCACTTCGGTGGGGGCCTCCGGGTTGCGCATCCGCTCCCACTCGTCCAGGAGGCTGGAGTCCACCTGACGCAGCGTCGCGCGCAGGTGGTCGATGATGTCGTCCAGGTCCTCGTTGCGGAACTTCTCCGGCACCGTCTGCACCAGCGACTTGTAGACGTCTCCCAGGTAGCGCAGGAGCACGCCCTCGCTGCGCTGCAGGCTGTACTCGCGCACGTAGTCGTGGAAGGACATGAAGCGCTCGAACATGTCCCGGACGATGGACTTGGGCCGGATGTTCTCCTCGCCCACCCACGGGTGCTTGCGCGCGAAGGCGTTGAAGGTGCCGTAGATGAAGTCCCGGTTGGGCTTGGGCCACTCCAGCTTCTCCAGCTCCTCCATGCGGTCGTCGTACTCCACGCCCCGCGCCTTCATCTCCTGGATCTTCTCCCCCTTCAGCTGGTGCAGCTGCGCGTACAGCACCACGTCCGGGTTCTCCAGGATGGACTCCACCAGCGTGACGACGTCCAGCGCGTACGTGTCCAGCGTGGGGTCCAGCAGCTCCAGCGTCTCATGGAGGTAAAGGGACAGCGTGTGGTTGAGGCTGAAGTCGCGCTGCAGGTCCTCGGACACCTCCACCGTGGCCGAGTGCTTCTCCCACTGCACCACCTTCACGATGCCCGCGTCGCGCAGCGTGCGGAAGTACATCGCCGCGTCCTTGAGCAGCCTCTTCTTCGTGTAGTCGGAGCTGTGCGAGCGCATCACCAGCTGCACCAGCCGCCGGTAGCCGCCGCTGCCCTCCGTCTTGTCGCTCTGGAGCAGGTTGAGCAGGAGGCCGTGGCTCACGTCGAAGCGCGACTCCAGCGGCTCCGGCAGCCCGTTCTGGAGCCGCTCGAAGGTGTTGCGGTCGTACTGCACGAAGCCCTTCTGCGGAGGCTTCGCCTTGGGCGACTTCTTCTTGCCCGCGGCCTCCTTCGCGGCCTGGCGGATGTTTTCAATCATGTACTCGGGGGCCTGCGCCACCACGCTGCCCTCGGTGTCGAAGCCCTTGCGGCCCGCGCGGCCGGCGATCTGCTTGAAGTCGCGCACGCTCAACGTCGCCAGCTTCTCGCCGTTGAACTTGAACAGCTGCGTGAAGAGCACCGTGCGGATGGGGATGTTCACGCCCACGCCCAGCGTGTCCGTGCCGCTGATGACCTTGAGCAGGCCCTGCTGCGCCAGCTTCTCCACCAGGAGCCGGTACTTGGGCAGCAGGCCCGCGTGGTGCATGCCGATGCCGTGGCGCAGGAAGCGCTGGAAGTCCTTGCCGTAGGGCGTGTCGAAGGGGGCGTCCATCAGCGCCTGGCGGATCTCCTCCTTCTCCTCCTTGGTGTTGAAGTCCACGGACATCAGGTTCTGTGCCTGCTCGGCCGCGGCCCGCTGCGTGAAGTTCACCAGGTACACGGGGTACTTCCCGCGCGCGACCAGCTCCTGGATGGTCTCGTGCAGCGGCGTCTCGCGGTAGTCGAAGTCCAGCGGCACGGGGCGCTCGGAGCTGCGCACCGTGGCCACCTCGCGGCCGGTGAGCTTCTCCAGGCTCTGCTCGATGACGGTCGTGTCGCCCAGCGTGGCGGACATCAGCAGGAACTGCGTCTTGGGCAGCGCCAGCAGCGGGATCTGCCAGGCCACCCCGCGCTCCTTGTCGGAGTAGTAGTGGAACTCGTCCATCACCACCGCGTCCACGCGCGCGGACGCGTCGCGCAGCGCCAGGTTGGACAGGATCTCCGCCGTGCAGCAGAGGATGGGCGCCTCGCGGTTGATGGACGCGTCGCCCGTCAGCATGCCCACGTTCTCCGGGCCAAAGGCCTTGGAGAGCGCGAAGAACTTCTCGTTCACCAGCGCCTTGATGGGGCACGTGTAGAACGACACCTTGCCCTCGGCCATGGCCTTGAAGTGGAGCGCCATGGCCACCAGCGACTTGCCGGAGCCCGTGGGCGTCTTGAGGAACAGGTGCTTGTCGCTCAAGAGCTCCAGGATGGCCTCCTCCTGGGCGGCGTACAGGCTCAGCCCGTGGGTGGCCACGTAGCCCACGAAGCGGTTGAGGATCTCGTCGGCGTCGAGAGGGGGCTCGCCGGGCTTCGGAAGCAGGGCGGCGAGCGGGGCGCGGGGGTCGGCGGAGGCACTCATCGGACCCGACTCTAGGAGGAGCCGCCCGCTCCCCGTGAAAAATCGCGCGTCCACCGGCCCGCTCCGGCGCCCGCGGAGGCCCCCTGCCTGCCCGGCCTGTGCACCCAGGCACAGTGGCAACGGCTGAAGCGCTCATGGCGAGGGACACTTCGTCTCCCCATCCTCCCCCGCGACAATCACGGAGGTTGGACATGCGGACAGCTCGATTCTGGATGGGGACGCTGGTGGCGGGTGCGCTGGCGCTGGGTTACGGGTGCGGGAGCAGCGCGAAGGAGGATCCAGCGCCGCAGGACGCGCCGCAGCAGAGCATGGATGCGGGCCCTGACGCGGGCATGGACGCGGGCACGGACGCGGGCGTGATGCTGACGCTCACCGACGCGCAGATCGCCCGTGTCCTGCAGGTGGCCAACGAGGGTGAGATCATGCTTGGCCAGTTCGCCGCGCCGCTCGCCACCAGCACGGCCGTGCGCGACTTCAACAACCAGATGGTGACGGAGCACACCGCCGTGAACCAACGGCTGGACGCGCTGCTCTCCGCCCAGGGCATCACGCCCGAGGACTCCGAGCTGAGCCTCAAGTTGCAGTCGGACATCCAGCAGCTGATGCAGTACCTGTCCGGCCCGCACGCCCCGGCCAAGGGCGCCGCGCTCGACCAGGCGCTGATCAGCGCGCAGCTCGATGCGCACGCGCAAGTCGCCTTCCTCTCCGACGCCCTGCTGTCGACACAGATCGTCAACCCGGCCCTGAAGCAGGAGGCGCTCGCCGAGCGGCAGACCGTGCAGACGCACATCAACTCGGCGGCGAGCATCCAGTCCGGCTTCGTGCTGCCACCCACCACGCCGTAGCCCTCACACGCTCCAGGGCGGTTCAAGCCCTGGGTGCAAATCCGGCTCGGGCTCTCAGAACGTGAGAGCCCGGGCCGGCTCATACGACGTGTGGGGTGGGGATTCGCCCCAGGTGCTTTCCAATCGTGTCGGCCCGGTTTAGTAGGACTTCGGACCGCCGATGGCAAAGCCAAACGAACCGACCTCCGCGCAGGGCGAGCCGTTGACGACGGGCAAGGTCCTGCGTGCCACGTATGAGATTGGCACCGTGCTGGGCCGGGGCGGGATGGGGGCGGTGTTCCTGGCCCGCCACCTGCGCCTGCCGGGCAAGCAGGTGGCCGTCAAGGTGCTGCACGGCGCGGAAGCCCTGTCGGAAGAGGTGGCGGTGCGCTTCCGGCGCGAGGCGGAGATCGCCTCGCGGCTGGGGCATCCGAACATCGTGGAGGTGCTGGACTTCGACACCCTGGAGGACGGCACGCCCTTCATGGTGATGGAGTACCTGCGCGGCGAGGGCCTGTCGCGCCGGCTGCGCAAGCAGAAGCAGCTGCCCCTGGAGGAGGTCCTCTCCATCGCGCGGCAGATGGGCGCGGCGCTGCAGGCCGCTCACCGCGCGGGCGTGGTGCACCGCGACCTGAAGCCAGGCAACGTGTTCCTCGTGCCCACGGAAGCGGGGGGCGTCGTGGGCGAGCGCGTGAAGCTGCTCGACTTCGGCATCTCCAAGCTCGTGGACTCG
This genomic interval carries:
- a CDS encoding RNA helicase, producing MSASADPRAPLAALLPKPGEPPLDADEILNRFVGYVATHGLSLYAAQEEAILELLSDKHLFLKTPTGSGKSLVAMALHFKAMAEGKVSFYTCPIKALVNEKFFALSKAFGPENVGMLTGDASINREAPILCCTAEILSNLALRDASARVDAVVMDEFHYYSDKERGVAWQIPLLALPKTQFLLMSATLGDTTVIEQSLEKLTGREVATVRSSERPVPLDFDYRETPLHETIQELVARGKYPVYLVNFTQRAAAEQAQNLMSVDFNTKEEKEEIRQALMDAPFDTPYGKDFQRFLRHGIGMHHAGLLPKYRLLVEKLAQQGLLKVISGTDTLGVGVNIPIRTVLFTQLFKFNGEKLATLSVRDFKQIAGRAGRKGFDTEGSVVAQAPEYMIENIRQAAKEAAGKKKSPKAKPPQKGFVQYDRNTFERLQNGLPEPLESRFDVSHGLLLNLLQSDKTEGSGGYRRLVQLVMRSHSSDYTKKRLLKDAAMYFRTLRDAGIVKVVQWEKHSATVEVSEDLQRDFSLNHTLSLYLHETLELLDPTLDTYALDVVTLVESILENPDVVLYAQLHQLKGEKIQEMKARGVEYDDRMEELEKLEWPKPNRDFIYGTFNAFARKHPWVGEENIRPKSIVRDMFERFMSFHDYVREYSLQRSEGVLLRYLGDVYKSLVQTVPEKFRNEDLDDIIDHLRATLRQVDSSLLDEWERMRNPEAPTEVKPVVDLKPKELTEDPKAFAARVREELHRLLRALGQRRYLDALGMLDNALGEWTAPKLEQAIAPYFEEHKLVVLTPQARKPANTQLKETGTRQWEAQQRIMDPEGHGDWVIDCEIDLRGRRMDDGPILMLRRIGGMAAWS
- a CDS encoding DUF4142 domain-containing protein, with amino-acid sequence MRTARFWMGTLVAGALALGYGCGSSAKEDPAPQDAPQQSMDAGPDAGMDAGTDAGVMLTLTDAQIARVLQVANEGEIMLGQFAAPLATSTAVRDFNNQMVTEHTAVNQRLDALLSAQGITPEDSELSLKLQSDIQQLMQYLSGPHAPAKGAALDQALISAQLDAHAQVAFLSDALLSTQIVNPALKQEALAERQTVQTHINSAASIQSGFVLPPTTP
- a CDS encoding LysR family transcriptional regulator — protein: MSITHLQSFVAVAEEGHVGRAARRLHITQPPLSRHILALEDELGTPLFERVPKGMRLLPTGEALLHHARRILAEVDVAARTVREAAQGSGVSRVPKPPPA
- the map gene encoding type I methionyl aminopeptidase, with product MGIPLFKGSEVERLRLAGRAAAGTLAHVASRLRPGVTTADIDAWVREDTARRGGAPSQLGYKGYPATVCTSRNHVVCHGIPRTDEVLKSGDIVNVDVTTHLDGFHGDTSATFMIGEVSADARHVVDVARRCRDVGVSVVRHGARLGDIGAAVMALAKAEGCSVVEEFGGHGIGRQMHGEPHVPHVARAGTGITLRSGMVITIEPMINLGRPDIRMMPDGWTVVTADGSLSAQFEHTVLVTRDGCEILTPNELSLHIP
- a CDS encoding YeiH family protein — encoded protein: MIPAARPRAWTPGHVLMPLGAALCLLPLVSTGVALLAGLCVALTVGNPYSARTRALTPRLLSLAVVGLGAGMDLRTVLTAGREGLGYTVVGIALCLTLGVGLARLLGVPRVTGLLISVGTAICGGSAIAAVVPVLRPQEHETSVALGTVFLLNAVALFVFPVVGHAVGLTPHQFGLWCAMAIHDTSSVVGAALRYGPEALAVATPVKLARALWILPLTLGLAAWQRREGHAVTGKVRRPWFIAGFLGAAAVVTVFPGLKPVGQGVAAVARQLLVVTLFLLGSGLTRETLRAVGLRPLAQAVALWLIMAGLCLGALRLGLAT